One region of Vitis vinifera cultivar Pinot Noir 40024 chromosome 1, ASM3070453v1 genomic DNA includes:
- the LOC100268093 gene encoding uncharacterized protein LOC100268093 isoform X4, protein MAKPKEEKSDDLEITSIGALHKGPWDKKYWSSSRGKDRYPYPVGYQALRTHNGIRYKMEIHEGPKGPLFVIISADGILCSGQTPDIAWEIFQKKGCPRLKTLHGKRLSCKIDGVEFFGFRNPFVQRLLRELVANVNGTAEQTLLSASFCNRASGAENDTRLPDSCTYPDLLPYLEKPQTTGKRSRKQKNINMKSISGSAHKRLRPRELTDNSVASSSRQRNRNAKDGLPLETVGLCDHLREEALILQEEGKLVSSENYISTRAVNIPSIEEKPLDRSKHIKVQGLGYSTPIEDNNMETIFPKSSQGFSNVDHCAPDTLDHMQGSVTESHLEGEVGTYTSNGSSERSDFDSVGQEVAKSMMTVLLPQALPLLKETSRKKKATNNHLGLSFYRAESLDENSGACPIVNVASPALVLAENSPVEMEEKVQTFRRDFDPVIPSFEHVKSVIPDSFEDDQCGHDSANGPLLFSDIAGADQASFDKDTCACDTLGQFINVDAWKESSVCHVETGERKDGFSCSKANVASKLDENSIHHGILSVEREKTLLDCAEVVDTSGANTKCMVSSVQISEQSISSKMDGAEAGNQISDVAPLTRKYNGLLSESIIYRNFGDDCILDAYPTVGPLLAAEIHQVSSSASSPDKKVLFSPEVKLEGQHYNLNTEKIALNPEESCQAYIDKKLVEQQNLVKLNRSVQKGGTSFGENNMSNAEEVQAGTNLKAHIKMEVKHDLVGNTELVGCYVHPMPVLSVLLNTREDEIHICVLCGLLVDKDTILFIYKVTIKEPRLQSPTFVGYTPIILPTLKDRSGGEVALDRFGLQFTPDGQSLVLLNSIKTPYCREQKIPCLCSACKLECFEENAIKIVQIKLGFLSVVEKLKTVDSVQCILVCEPNHLVAVEESGRLHVWVMNSTWSVQTEDFIIPTYDCVSPCIVELKRIPKCAPLVVGHHGFGEFSLWDISQRILISRFAMPSISIFEFIPISLFSFQSEVPLSSNPDVDLHINKIMAATKMWFSKHNENYTFLPLGGESIAVWLLVSTLSDSDTQHDNQMNDCQTNPVGWWRLALLVKNMVILGSALDPRAAAIGASAGHGIIGTHDGLVYMWELSTGTKLGSLHYFKGGVSCIATDDSRSDVFAVAGDGGQLLVYLHPQKES, encoded by the exons ATGGCGAAACCTAAAGAAGAGAAATCAGACGATCTAGAAATCACCTCAATCGGAGCTCTGCACAAAGGTCCCTGGGACAAGAAGTACTGGAGCAGCTCTAGG GGTAAAGACCGCTATCCTTATCCAGTCGGGTACCAAGCTCTTCGGACTCATAATGGGATCAGATATAAGATGGAAATCCATGAAGGTCCCAAAGGGCCTTTATTTGTG ATCATATCTGCTGATGGAATCTTGTGTTCTGGGCAAACTCCAGATATTGCATGGGAGATCTTTCAAAAGAAAGGCTGCCCTCGTTTAAAGACATTGCATGGGAAGAGACTTTCATGCAAGATAGATGGTGTGGAG TTCTTTGGGTTCAGAAATCCATTTGTCCAGCGGTTACTTCGGGAACTGGTGGCAAACGTCAATGGAACAGCAGAACAGACTTTGCTATCAGCCAGCTTCTGTAATAGAGCATCTGGAGCAGAGAATGATACACGACTTCCAGATTCATGTACATATCCTGATCTGCTACCATATTTGGAGAAACCACAGACTACAGGGAAGAGAAgtagaaaacagaaaaatataaatatgaagtcGATTAGTGGGTCTGCCCACAAAAGACTTCGACCTCGAGAGCTTACAGATAATTCTGTTGCTTCAAGTTCCAGACAAAGGAATCGCAATG CCAAAGATGGTTTGCCTTTGGAAACTGTTGGCCTTTGTGATCATCTTAGAGAGGAAGCCCTCATCCTCCAAGAGGAGGGAAAGCTTGTTAGTTCTGAAAATTATATATCCACTAGAGCAGTTAATATCCCTTCCATTGAGGAAAAACCT CTTGATAGGTCAAAACATATCAAGGTGCAAGGGCTCGGTTACTCAACACCAATAGAAGACAACAACATGGAAACCATATTTCCAAAGAGTTCTCAAGGTTTCAGTAATGTGGATCATTGTGCTCCTGACACCTTAGATCATATGCAAG GTTCAGTAACTGAATCTCACCTGGAAGGAGAAGTGGGCACTTATACTTCAAATGGAAGTTCGGAAAGAAGTGATTTTGATTCAGTTGGTCAGGAAGTAGCCAAGTCAATGATGACAGTTCTACTTCCACAAGCACTTCCCCTGCTCAAGGAGACCTCAAGGAAGAAAAAGGCAACAAACAACCATTTGGGACTTTCTTTCTATAGAGCAGAATCTCTAGATGAAAACAGTGGAGCTTGCCCCATTGTGAATGTTGCATCTCCTG CTCTAGTGCTTGCTGAGAATTCCCCTGTGGAAATGGAGGAAAAGGTGCAAACGTTTAGGAGAGATTTTGATCCAGTTATCCCAAGTTTTGAACATGTCAAATCTGTTATTCCCGACAGTTTCGAGGATGATCAATGTGGACATGATTCAGCTAATGGACCACTGCTCTTTTCTGATATTGCTGGAGCTGATCAGGCTTCTTTTGATAAAGACACGTGTGCTTGTGACACTTTGGGACAATTTATCAATGTTGATGCGTGGAAGGAGTCATCTGTTTGTCATGTTGAAACCGGTGAGAGAAAAGATGGTTTCTCATGCAGTAAAGCAAATGTGGCTTCAAAGTTGGACGAGAACTCCATCCACCATGGAATTCTTTCTGTGGAAAGAGAAAAGACTTTGCTTGATTGTGCTGAAG TTGTAGATACAAGTGGTGCTAACACAAAGTGCATGGTGAGTTCTGTTCAAATATCAGAGCAAAGCATCAGTAGTAAAATGGATGGTGCTGAAGCTGGTAATCAAATCTCAGATGTAGCTCCTTTAACAAGAAAATACAATGGTCTCCTCTCAGAAAGTATCATATACAGAAACTTTGGAGATGATTGCATCCTTGATGCTTATCCTACAGTGGGACCTTTACTTGCTGCAGAAATTCATCAAGTTAGTTCTTCTGCTAGCAGCCCAGATAAAAAAGTTCTATTTAGTCCTGAAGTGAAGCTTGAAGGGCAGCACTACAATTTAAATACAGAGAAAATTGCTCTTAACCCTGAAG AAAGTTGTCAAGCCTACATTGACAAGAAGCTTGTTGAGCAACAGAACCTTGTAAAGTTAAACAGATCTGTTCAGAAAGGAGGAACAAGTTTCGGTGAGAATAACATGTCTAATGCCGAGGAAGTTCAAGCTGGTACAAACTTGAAGGCCCACATTAAGATGGAGGTTAAGCACGATCTAGTGGGCAACACTGAGCTTGTGGGATGCTATGTCCACCCCATGCCTGTTTTGTCAGTGTTATTGAACACAAGAGAGGATGAAATCCATATTTGTGTCTTATGTGGCCTTTTGGTGGATAAGGACACAATCTTGTTTATTTACAAAGTTACAATTAAAGAACCAAGGTTGCAGAGCCCTACTTTTGTTGGTTACACGCCAATTATATTGCCAACTCTAAAGGACAGAAGTGGTGGAGAG GTTGCATTGGACAGATTTGGTTTGCAATTCACTCCAGATGGGCAGTCCCTTGTTTTACTAAACAGTATAAAAACACCTTATTGCCG GGAACAGAAGATCCCCTGTCTCTGCTCTGCATGTAAGTTGGAATGCTTTGAGGAGAATGCAATAAAGATTGTGCAAATAAAACTTGGTTTTCTTTCAGTTgtggaaaaattgaaaacagTTGACAGTGTTCAATGTATATTAGTCTGTGAACCGAACCATCTTGTTGCTGTTGAAGAGAGTGGGAGACTTCATGTATGGGTCATGAATTCAACATGGAG TGTACAGACAGAGGACTTTATTATACCAACTTATGATTGTGTATCTCCTTGCATAGTTGAGTTGAAGAGAATTCCAAAGTGTGCTCCTTTGGTCGTTGGTCATCATGGTTTTGGGGAATTTAGTTTATG GGACATTTCCCAACGCATCCTCATATCAAGGTTCGCAATGCCAAGCATTTCAATTTTCGAGTTCATTCCAATCAGCTTGTTTAGTTTCCAAAGTGAGGTTCCTCTTTCCAGCAATCCTGATGTGGATTTGCACATAAACAAAATAATGGCTGCAACAAAAATGTGGTTCTCAAAGCACAATGAAAATTACACCTTTCTTCCATTAGGGGGGGAAAGCATTGCTGTGTGGCTTCTTGTTTCAACTCTTTCTGACTCTGACACTCAGCATGACAATCAAATGAATGATTGCCAAACAAATCCAGTTGGATGGTGGAGACTAGCTCTCCTGGTGAAAAATATGGTCATCCTGGGAAGTGCATTAGATCCAAG GGCAGCTGCTATTGGTGCTTCAGCTGGTCATGGGATCATTGGTACACATGATGGACTTGTGTACATGTGGGAATTGTCTACAGGTACTAAGCTTGGCAGTTTACACTATTTCAAAG GGGGTGTGTCATGTATTGCTACTGATGATTCAAGATCAGATGTTTTTGCTGTAGCTGGTGATGGAGGTCAGTTGCTGGTTTACCTACATCCCCAAAAGGAATCTTGA
- the LOC100268093 gene encoding uncharacterized protein LOC100268093 isoform X1, whose translation MAKPKEEKSDDLEITSIGALHKGPWDKKYWSSSRGKDRYPYPVGYQALRTHNGIRYKMEIHEGPKGPLFVIISADGILCSGQTPDIAWEIFQKKGCPRLKTLHGKRLSCKIDGVEFFGFRNPFVQRLLRELVANVNGTAEQTLLSASFCNRASGAENDTRLPDSCTYPDLLPYLEKPQTTGKRSRKQKNINMKSISGSAHKRLRPRELTDNSVASSSRQRNRNAKDGLPLETVGLCDHLREEALILQEEGKLVSSENYISTRAVNIPSIEEKPLDRSKHIKVQGLGYSTPIEDNNMETIFPKSSQGFSNVDHCAPDTLDHMQDNTSAYASTAHKEGPDNVKDELTAADMTIFEGSVTESHLEGEVGTYTSNGSSERSDFDSVGQEVAKSMMTVLLPQALPLLKETSRKKKATNNHLGLSFYRAESLDENSGACPIVNVASPALVLAENSPVEMEEKVQTFRRDFDPVIPSFEHVKSVIPDSFEDDQCGHDSANGPLLFSDIAGADQASFDKDTCACDTLGQFINVDAWKESSVCHVETGERKDGFSCSKANVASKLDENSIHHGILSVEREKTLLDCAEVVDTSGANTKCMVSSVQISEQSISSKMDGAEAGNQISDVAPLTRKYNGLLSESIIYRNFGDDCILDAYPTVGPLLAAEIHQVSSSASSPDKKVLFSPEVKLEGQHYNLNTEKIALNPEESCQAYIDKKLVEQQNLVKLNRSVQKGGTSFGENNMSNAEEVQAGTNLKAHIKMEVKHDLVGNTELVGCYVHPMPVLSVLLNTREDEIHICVLCGLLVDKDTILFIYKVTIKEPRLQSPTFVGYTPIILPTLKDRSGGEVALDRFGLQFTPDGQSLVLLNSIKTPYCREQKIPCLCSACKLECFEENAIKIVQIKLGFLSVVEKLKTVDSVQCILVCEPNHLVAVEESGRLHVWVMNSTWSVQTEDFIIPTYDCVSPCIVELKRIPKCAPLVVGHHGFGEFSLWDISQRILISRFAMPSISIFEFIPISLFSFQSEVPLSSNPDVDLHINKIMAATKMWFSKHNENYTFLPLGGESIAVWLLVSTLSDSDTQHDNQMNDCQTNPVGWWRLALLVKNMVILGSALDPRAAAIGASAGHGIIGTHDGLVYMWELSTGTKLGSLHYFKGGVSCIATDDSRSDVFAVAGDGGQLLVYLHPQKES comes from the exons ATGGCGAAACCTAAAGAAGAGAAATCAGACGATCTAGAAATCACCTCAATCGGAGCTCTGCACAAAGGTCCCTGGGACAAGAAGTACTGGAGCAGCTCTAGG GGTAAAGACCGCTATCCTTATCCAGTCGGGTACCAAGCTCTTCGGACTCATAATGGGATCAGATATAAGATGGAAATCCATGAAGGTCCCAAAGGGCCTTTATTTGTG ATCATATCTGCTGATGGAATCTTGTGTTCTGGGCAAACTCCAGATATTGCATGGGAGATCTTTCAAAAGAAAGGCTGCCCTCGTTTAAAGACATTGCATGGGAAGAGACTTTCATGCAAGATAGATGGTGTGGAG TTCTTTGGGTTCAGAAATCCATTTGTCCAGCGGTTACTTCGGGAACTGGTGGCAAACGTCAATGGAACAGCAGAACAGACTTTGCTATCAGCCAGCTTCTGTAATAGAGCATCTGGAGCAGAGAATGATACACGACTTCCAGATTCATGTACATATCCTGATCTGCTACCATATTTGGAGAAACCACAGACTACAGGGAAGAGAAgtagaaaacagaaaaatataaatatgaagtcGATTAGTGGGTCTGCCCACAAAAGACTTCGACCTCGAGAGCTTACAGATAATTCTGTTGCTTCAAGTTCCAGACAAAGGAATCGCAATG CCAAAGATGGTTTGCCTTTGGAAACTGTTGGCCTTTGTGATCATCTTAGAGAGGAAGCCCTCATCCTCCAAGAGGAGGGAAAGCTTGTTAGTTCTGAAAATTATATATCCACTAGAGCAGTTAATATCCCTTCCATTGAGGAAAAACCT CTTGATAGGTCAAAACATATCAAGGTGCAAGGGCTCGGTTACTCAACACCAATAGAAGACAACAACATGGAAACCATATTTCCAAAGAGTTCTCAAGGTTTCAGTAATGTGGATCATTGTGCTCCTGACACCTTAGATCATATGCAAG ATAATACTTCTGCTTATGCTTCTACTGCTCATAAGGAAGGTCCTGACAATGTGAAAGATGAGCTAACTGCAGCTGACATGACCATTTTTGAAGGTTCAGTAACTGAATCTCACCTGGAAGGAGAAGTGGGCACTTATACTTCAAATGGAAGTTCGGAAAGAAGTGATTTTGATTCAGTTGGTCAGGAAGTAGCCAAGTCAATGATGACAGTTCTACTTCCACAAGCACTTCCCCTGCTCAAGGAGACCTCAAGGAAGAAAAAGGCAACAAACAACCATTTGGGACTTTCTTTCTATAGAGCAGAATCTCTAGATGAAAACAGTGGAGCTTGCCCCATTGTGAATGTTGCATCTCCTG CTCTAGTGCTTGCTGAGAATTCCCCTGTGGAAATGGAGGAAAAGGTGCAAACGTTTAGGAGAGATTTTGATCCAGTTATCCCAAGTTTTGAACATGTCAAATCTGTTATTCCCGACAGTTTCGAGGATGATCAATGTGGACATGATTCAGCTAATGGACCACTGCTCTTTTCTGATATTGCTGGAGCTGATCAGGCTTCTTTTGATAAAGACACGTGTGCTTGTGACACTTTGGGACAATTTATCAATGTTGATGCGTGGAAGGAGTCATCTGTTTGTCATGTTGAAACCGGTGAGAGAAAAGATGGTTTCTCATGCAGTAAAGCAAATGTGGCTTCAAAGTTGGACGAGAACTCCATCCACCATGGAATTCTTTCTGTGGAAAGAGAAAAGACTTTGCTTGATTGTGCTGAAG TTGTAGATACAAGTGGTGCTAACACAAAGTGCATGGTGAGTTCTGTTCAAATATCAGAGCAAAGCATCAGTAGTAAAATGGATGGTGCTGAAGCTGGTAATCAAATCTCAGATGTAGCTCCTTTAACAAGAAAATACAATGGTCTCCTCTCAGAAAGTATCATATACAGAAACTTTGGAGATGATTGCATCCTTGATGCTTATCCTACAGTGGGACCTTTACTTGCTGCAGAAATTCATCAAGTTAGTTCTTCTGCTAGCAGCCCAGATAAAAAAGTTCTATTTAGTCCTGAAGTGAAGCTTGAAGGGCAGCACTACAATTTAAATACAGAGAAAATTGCTCTTAACCCTGAAG AAAGTTGTCAAGCCTACATTGACAAGAAGCTTGTTGAGCAACAGAACCTTGTAAAGTTAAACAGATCTGTTCAGAAAGGAGGAACAAGTTTCGGTGAGAATAACATGTCTAATGCCGAGGAAGTTCAAGCTGGTACAAACTTGAAGGCCCACATTAAGATGGAGGTTAAGCACGATCTAGTGGGCAACACTGAGCTTGTGGGATGCTATGTCCACCCCATGCCTGTTTTGTCAGTGTTATTGAACACAAGAGAGGATGAAATCCATATTTGTGTCTTATGTGGCCTTTTGGTGGATAAGGACACAATCTTGTTTATTTACAAAGTTACAATTAAAGAACCAAGGTTGCAGAGCCCTACTTTTGTTGGTTACACGCCAATTATATTGCCAACTCTAAAGGACAGAAGTGGTGGAGAG GTTGCATTGGACAGATTTGGTTTGCAATTCACTCCAGATGGGCAGTCCCTTGTTTTACTAAACAGTATAAAAACACCTTATTGCCG GGAACAGAAGATCCCCTGTCTCTGCTCTGCATGTAAGTTGGAATGCTTTGAGGAGAATGCAATAAAGATTGTGCAAATAAAACTTGGTTTTCTTTCAGTTgtggaaaaattgaaaacagTTGACAGTGTTCAATGTATATTAGTCTGTGAACCGAACCATCTTGTTGCTGTTGAAGAGAGTGGGAGACTTCATGTATGGGTCATGAATTCAACATGGAG TGTACAGACAGAGGACTTTATTATACCAACTTATGATTGTGTATCTCCTTGCATAGTTGAGTTGAAGAGAATTCCAAAGTGTGCTCCTTTGGTCGTTGGTCATCATGGTTTTGGGGAATTTAGTTTATG GGACATTTCCCAACGCATCCTCATATCAAGGTTCGCAATGCCAAGCATTTCAATTTTCGAGTTCATTCCAATCAGCTTGTTTAGTTTCCAAAGTGAGGTTCCTCTTTCCAGCAATCCTGATGTGGATTTGCACATAAACAAAATAATGGCTGCAACAAAAATGTGGTTCTCAAAGCACAATGAAAATTACACCTTTCTTCCATTAGGGGGGGAAAGCATTGCTGTGTGGCTTCTTGTTTCAACTCTTTCTGACTCTGACACTCAGCATGACAATCAAATGAATGATTGCCAAACAAATCCAGTTGGATGGTGGAGACTAGCTCTCCTGGTGAAAAATATGGTCATCCTGGGAAGTGCATTAGATCCAAG GGCAGCTGCTATTGGTGCTTCAGCTGGTCATGGGATCATTGGTACACATGATGGACTTGTGTACATGTGGGAATTGTCTACAGGTACTAAGCTTGGCAGTTTACACTATTTCAAAG GGGGTGTGTCATGTATTGCTACTGATGATTCAAGATCAGATGTTTTTGCTGTAGCTGGTGATGGAGGTCAGTTGCTGGTTTACCTACATCCCCAAAAGGAATCTTGA
- the LOC100268093 gene encoding uncharacterized protein LOC100268093 isoform X5, which yields MAKPKEEKSDDLEITSIGALHKGPWDKKYWSSSRGKDRYPYPVGYQALRTHNGIRYKMEIHEGPKGPLFVIISADGILCSGQTPDIAWEIFQKKGCPRLKTLHGKRLSCKIDGVEFFGFRNPFVQRLLRELVANVNGTAEQTLLSASFCNRASGAENDTRLPDSCTYPDLLPYLEKPQTTGKRSRKQKNINMKSISGSAHKRLRPRELTDNSVASSSRQRNRNAKDGLPLETVGLCDHLREEALILQEEGKLVSSENYISTRAVNIPSIEEKPLDRSKHIKVQGLGYSTPIEDNNMETIFPKSSQGFSNVDHCAPDTLDHMQDNTSAYASTAHKEGPDNVKDELTAADMTIFEGSVTESHLEGEVGTYTSNGSSERSDFDSVGQEVAKSMMTVLLPQALPLLKETSRKKKATNNHLGLSFYRAESLDENSGACPIVNVASPALVLAENSPVEMEEKVQTFRRDFDPVIPSFEHVKSVIPDSFEDDQCGHDSANGPLLFSDIAGADQASFDKDTCACDTLGQFINVDAWKESSVCHVETGERKDGFSCSKANVASKLDENSIHHGILSVEREKTLLDCAEVVDTSGANTKCMVSSVQISEQSISSKMDGAEAGNQISDVAPLTRKYNGLLSESIIYRNFGDDCILDAYPTVGPLLAAEIHQVSSSASSPDKKVLFSPEVKLEGQHYNLNTEKIALNPEESCQAYIDKKLVEQQNLVKLNRSVQKGGTSFGENNMSNAEEVQAGTNLKAHIKMEVKHDLVGNTELVGCYVHPMPVLSVLLNTREDEIHICVLCGLLVDKDTILFIYKVTIKEPRLQSPTFVGYTPIILPTLKDRSGGEVALDRFGLQFTPDGQSLVLLNSIKTPYCREQKIPCLCSAFCEPNHLVAVEESGRLHVWVMNSTWSVQTEDFIIPTYDCVSPCIVELKRIPKCAPLVVGHHGFGEFSLWDISQRILISRFAMPSISIFEFIPISLFSFQSEVPLSSNPDVDLHINKIMAATKMWFSKHNENYTFLPLGGESIAVWLLVSTLSDSDTQHDNQMNDCQTNPVGWWRLALLVKNMVILGSALDPRAAAIGASAGHGIIGTHDGLVYMWELSTGTKLGSLHYFKGGVSCIATDDSRSDVFAVAGDGGQLLVYLHPQKES from the exons ATGGCGAAACCTAAAGAAGAGAAATCAGACGATCTAGAAATCACCTCAATCGGAGCTCTGCACAAAGGTCCCTGGGACAAGAAGTACTGGAGCAGCTCTAGG GGTAAAGACCGCTATCCTTATCCAGTCGGGTACCAAGCTCTTCGGACTCATAATGGGATCAGATATAAGATGGAAATCCATGAAGGTCCCAAAGGGCCTTTATTTGTG ATCATATCTGCTGATGGAATCTTGTGTTCTGGGCAAACTCCAGATATTGCATGGGAGATCTTTCAAAAGAAAGGCTGCCCTCGTTTAAAGACATTGCATGGGAAGAGACTTTCATGCAAGATAGATGGTGTGGAG TTCTTTGGGTTCAGAAATCCATTTGTCCAGCGGTTACTTCGGGAACTGGTGGCAAACGTCAATGGAACAGCAGAACAGACTTTGCTATCAGCCAGCTTCTGTAATAGAGCATCTGGAGCAGAGAATGATACACGACTTCCAGATTCATGTACATATCCTGATCTGCTACCATATTTGGAGAAACCACAGACTACAGGGAAGAGAAgtagaaaacagaaaaatataaatatgaagtcGATTAGTGGGTCTGCCCACAAAAGACTTCGACCTCGAGAGCTTACAGATAATTCTGTTGCTTCAAGTTCCAGACAAAGGAATCGCAATG CCAAAGATGGTTTGCCTTTGGAAACTGTTGGCCTTTGTGATCATCTTAGAGAGGAAGCCCTCATCCTCCAAGAGGAGGGAAAGCTTGTTAGTTCTGAAAATTATATATCCACTAGAGCAGTTAATATCCCTTCCATTGAGGAAAAACCT CTTGATAGGTCAAAACATATCAAGGTGCAAGGGCTCGGTTACTCAACACCAATAGAAGACAACAACATGGAAACCATATTTCCAAAGAGTTCTCAAGGTTTCAGTAATGTGGATCATTGTGCTCCTGACACCTTAGATCATATGCAAG ATAATACTTCTGCTTATGCTTCTACTGCTCATAAGGAAGGTCCTGACAATGTGAAAGATGAGCTAACTGCAGCTGACATGACCATTTTTGAAGGTTCAGTAACTGAATCTCACCTGGAAGGAGAAGTGGGCACTTATACTTCAAATGGAAGTTCGGAAAGAAGTGATTTTGATTCAGTTGGTCAGGAAGTAGCCAAGTCAATGATGACAGTTCTACTTCCACAAGCACTTCCCCTGCTCAAGGAGACCTCAAGGAAGAAAAAGGCAACAAACAACCATTTGGGACTTTCTTTCTATAGAGCAGAATCTCTAGATGAAAACAGTGGAGCTTGCCCCATTGTGAATGTTGCATCTCCTG CTCTAGTGCTTGCTGAGAATTCCCCTGTGGAAATGGAGGAAAAGGTGCAAACGTTTAGGAGAGATTTTGATCCAGTTATCCCAAGTTTTGAACATGTCAAATCTGTTATTCCCGACAGTTTCGAGGATGATCAATGTGGACATGATTCAGCTAATGGACCACTGCTCTTTTCTGATATTGCTGGAGCTGATCAGGCTTCTTTTGATAAAGACACGTGTGCTTGTGACACTTTGGGACAATTTATCAATGTTGATGCGTGGAAGGAGTCATCTGTTTGTCATGTTGAAACCGGTGAGAGAAAAGATGGTTTCTCATGCAGTAAAGCAAATGTGGCTTCAAAGTTGGACGAGAACTCCATCCACCATGGAATTCTTTCTGTGGAAAGAGAAAAGACTTTGCTTGATTGTGCTGAAG TTGTAGATACAAGTGGTGCTAACACAAAGTGCATGGTGAGTTCTGTTCAAATATCAGAGCAAAGCATCAGTAGTAAAATGGATGGTGCTGAAGCTGGTAATCAAATCTCAGATGTAGCTCCTTTAACAAGAAAATACAATGGTCTCCTCTCAGAAAGTATCATATACAGAAACTTTGGAGATGATTGCATCCTTGATGCTTATCCTACAGTGGGACCTTTACTTGCTGCAGAAATTCATCAAGTTAGTTCTTCTGCTAGCAGCCCAGATAAAAAAGTTCTATTTAGTCCTGAAGTGAAGCTTGAAGGGCAGCACTACAATTTAAATACAGAGAAAATTGCTCTTAACCCTGAAG AAAGTTGTCAAGCCTACATTGACAAGAAGCTTGTTGAGCAACAGAACCTTGTAAAGTTAAACAGATCTGTTCAGAAAGGAGGAACAAGTTTCGGTGAGAATAACATGTCTAATGCCGAGGAAGTTCAAGCTGGTACAAACTTGAAGGCCCACATTAAGATGGAGGTTAAGCACGATCTAGTGGGCAACACTGAGCTTGTGGGATGCTATGTCCACCCCATGCCTGTTTTGTCAGTGTTATTGAACACAAGAGAGGATGAAATCCATATTTGTGTCTTATGTGGCCTTTTGGTGGATAAGGACACAATCTTGTTTATTTACAAAGTTACAATTAAAGAACCAAGGTTGCAGAGCCCTACTTTTGTTGGTTACACGCCAATTATATTGCCAACTCTAAAGGACAGAAGTGGTGGAGAG GTTGCATTGGACAGATTTGGTTTGCAATTCACTCCAGATGGGCAGTCCCTTGTTTTACTAAACAGTATAAAAACACCTTATTGCCG GGAACAGAAGATCCCCTGTCTCTGCTCTGCAT TCTGTGAACCGAACCATCTTGTTGCTGTTGAAGAGAGTGGGAGACTTCATGTATGGGTCATGAATTCAACATGGAG TGTACAGACAGAGGACTTTATTATACCAACTTATGATTGTGTATCTCCTTGCATAGTTGAGTTGAAGAGAATTCCAAAGTGTGCTCCTTTGGTCGTTGGTCATCATGGTTTTGGGGAATTTAGTTTATG GGACATTTCCCAACGCATCCTCATATCAAGGTTCGCAATGCCAAGCATTTCAATTTTCGAGTTCATTCCAATCAGCTTGTTTAGTTTCCAAAGTGAGGTTCCTCTTTCCAGCAATCCTGATGTGGATTTGCACATAAACAAAATAATGGCTGCAACAAAAATGTGGTTCTCAAAGCACAATGAAAATTACACCTTTCTTCCATTAGGGGGGGAAAGCATTGCTGTGTGGCTTCTTGTTTCAACTCTTTCTGACTCTGACACTCAGCATGACAATCAAATGAATGATTGCCAAACAAATCCAGTTGGATGGTGGAGACTAGCTCTCCTGGTGAAAAATATGGTCATCCTGGGAAGTGCATTAGATCCAAG GGCAGCTGCTATTGGTGCTTCAGCTGGTCATGGGATCATTGGTACACATGATGGACTTGTGTACATGTGGGAATTGTCTACAGGTACTAAGCTTGGCAGTTTACACTATTTCAAAG GGGGTGTGTCATGTATTGCTACTGATGATTCAAGATCAGATGTTTTTGCTGTAGCTGGTGATGGAGGTCAGTTGCTGGTTTACCTACATCCCCAAAAGGAATCTTGA